One Cololabis saira isolate AMF1-May2022 chromosome 12, fColSai1.1, whole genome shotgun sequence DNA window includes the following coding sequences:
- the kcna2b gene encoding potassium voltage-gated channel subfamily A member 2b, whose product MTVATSDPSDEAAAQPGHDQYGPELDHECCERVVINISGLRFETQLKTLSQFPETLLGDPKKRMRYFDPLRNEYFFDRNRPSFDAILYYYQSGGRLRRPVNVTLDIFSEEIRFYELGEEAMEIFREDEGFIKEEERPLPENEFQRQVWLLFEYPESSGPARIIAIISVMVILISIVSFCLETLPVFRNEDEDLYSYPYQPTTNSTYTFDSSPYFTDPFFIVETLCIIWFSFEFLVRFFACPSKAGFFGNIMNIIDIVAIIPYFITLGTELAERPEDSQAGQQAMSLAILRVIRLVRVFRIFKLSRHSKGLQILGQTLKASMRELGLLIFFLFIGVILFSSAVYFAEADESQSQFNSIPEAFWWAVVSMTTVGYGDMVPTTIGGKIVGSLCAIAGVLTIALPVPVIVSNFNYFYHRETEGEEQAQYLAIPSVPKASSADELKKSGRSGSGSTLSKSDYVEIQEAVNHSSEDFRSEAMKTGNCTLTNTNYVNITKMRTDV is encoded by the coding sequence ATGACGGTTGCAACCAGCGACCCTTCAGATGAAGCAGCAGCACAACCAGGTCACGACCAGTATGGCCCAGAGCTGGATCACGAGTGCTGCGAAAGGGTCGTTATCAATATCTCGGGCTTGCGCTTCGAAACCCAGTTGAAGACACTCTCTCAGTTCCCAGAGACGCTGCTGGGTGATCCAAAGAAACGAATGAGGTATTTTGATCCTCTACGCAATGAGTACTTTTTCGACCGCAATCGACCAAGTTTTGATGCTATACTGTATTATTACCAGTCTGGAGGGAGACTCCGACGTCCTGTTAACGTGACCCTGGACATTTTTTCTGAGGAGATCCGCTTTTATGAATTGGGTGAGGAGGCTATGGAGATCTTCAGGGAGGATGAAGGTTTTAtaaaggaggaggagcggcCGCTGCCAGAAAATGAGTTTCAGAGACAAGTGTGGTTACTATTCGAGTACCCAGagagctcaggtccagctcgtATCATTGCTATCATCTCTGTCATGGTGATTCTTATCTCTATTGTCAGCTTCTGTCTGGAGACACTGCCAGTTTTTCGAAATGAAGATGAGGATCTCTACAGTTATCCCTATCAACCCACAACCAACTCCACCTATACTTTTGACAGCTCACCATATTTCACAGATCCTTTCTTCATCGTGGAGACCCTCTGCATCATTTGGTTCTCTTTTGAGTTCCTAGTGCGCTTTTTTGCCTGTCCAAGCAAAGCTGGATTTTTTGGCAACATTATGAACATCATAGATATTGTTGCAATCATTCCTTACTTCATCACCCTGGGCACAGAGCTTGCCGAGAGGCCAGAGGACAGCCAGGCAGGCCAACAGGCTATGTCTTTGGCTATTCTTCGTGTCATCCGTCTAGTAAGGGTATTTCGTATCTTCAAACTCTCTCGTCACTCTAAGGGTCTACAAATCTTAGGACAGACTCTGAAGGCCAGTATGCGTGAGCTGGGGCTCCTCATCTTCTTTCTGTTTATCGGTGTTATCCTCTTCTCCAGTGCTGTCTACTTTGCAGAAGCAGACGAGTCACAATCCCAGTTCAACAGCATCCCCGAAGCCTTTTGGTGGGCAGTGGTTTCCATGACCACGGTAGGCTATGGAGACATGGTCCCAACAACTATTGGAGGAAAAATTGTGGGGTCTCTCTGTGCAATTGCTGGCGTGCTGACTATTGCCCTGCCTGTGCCTGTTATCGTGTCAAATTTCAACTACTTCTACCACAGAGAGACAGAGGGTGAAGAGCAAGCACAATATCTCGCCATCCCAAGTGTGCCCAAAGCCAGCTCGGCGGATGAGCTGAAGAAGAGTGGTCGCAGTGGCAGTGGATCCACACTCAGTAAATCTGACTATGTGGAGATCCAGGAGGCTGTGAATCACAGTTCGGAGGACTTCAGATCAGAGGCCATGAAGACGGGAAACTGCACCCTAACCAACACTAACTATGTAAACATCACTAAGATGCGTACGGATGTATAA